In Deltaproteobacteria bacterium, the DNA window TTTGGCGCTATGGACAAGCAGTTCTGCGTTTACATCCTGGCCAGCAAACGGAACGGCACGCTGTACATTGGGGTGAGCTCACAGCTGGCAACGCGGGTGTGGCAGCATAAGAG includes these proteins:
- a CDS encoding GIY-YIG nuclease family protein, with amino-acid sequence MDKQFCVYILASKRNGTLYIGVSSQLATRVWQHK